One segment of Streptomyces sp. YIM 121038 DNA contains the following:
- the gatA gene encoding Asp-tRNA(Asn)/Glu-tRNA(Gln) amidotransferase subunit GatA, protein MTDIIKLTAAEIAARIASGELTAVEVTEAHLARIEAVDEKVHAFLHVDREGALAQARAVDEKRARGEQLGPLAGVPLALKDIFTTEGVPTTVGSKILEGWIPPYDATVTKRLKEAGVVILGKTNMDEFAMGSSTENSAYGPTGNPWDLTRIPGGSGGGSSAALAAYEAPLAIGTDTGGSIRQPAAVTGTVGVKPTYGGVSRYGMVAFSSSLDQGGPCARTVLDAALLHEAIAGHDPLDSTSIDAPVPAVVEAARNGSVDGMRVGVVKQFSGEGYQAGVVQRFNESVELLKSLGATVVELDCPSFDLGLSAYYLIAPSECSSNLARFDAMRYGLRVGDDGTKSAEEVTALTREAGFGDEVKRRVMLGTYALSSGYYDAYYGSAQKVRTLITRDFEKAFEQVDVIVSPTTPTTAFPIGERADDPMAMYLADLCTIPTNLAGNAAMSLPCGLAPEDGLPVGLQIIAPAMKDDRLYKVGAAVEAAFVERWGHPLLEEAPSL, encoded by the coding sequence ATGACGGACATCATCAAACTCACCGCCGCCGAGATCGCCGCGAGGATCGCTTCCGGCGAGCTCACCGCGGTCGAGGTCACCGAGGCCCACCTGGCCCGCATCGAGGCCGTTGACGAGAAGGTGCACGCCTTCCTGCACGTCGACCGCGAGGGCGCGCTCGCGCAGGCCCGCGCCGTGGACGAGAAGCGCGCCAGGGGCGAGCAGCTCGGCCCGCTGGCCGGTGTGCCGCTGGCGCTCAAGGACATCTTCACCACCGAGGGCGTCCCGACGACCGTCGGTTCGAAGATCCTCGAAGGCTGGATCCCGCCGTACGACGCCACGGTGACGAAGCGGCTCAAGGAAGCCGGCGTCGTCATCCTTGGCAAGACCAACATGGACGAGTTCGCCATGGGGTCCTCCACCGAGAACAGCGCGTACGGACCGACCGGCAACCCGTGGGACCTGACCCGGATCCCCGGCGGCTCCGGCGGCGGCTCCAGCGCGGCCCTCGCCGCGTACGAGGCCCCGCTCGCCATCGGCACCGACACGGGCGGCTCCATCCGCCAGCCCGCGGCCGTCACCGGCACGGTCGGCGTCAAGCCGACGTACGGCGGCGTCTCGCGCTACGGCATGGTGGCCTTCTCCAGCTCCCTGGACCAGGGCGGCCCCTGCGCCCGCACCGTCCTCGACGCGGCGCTGCTGCACGAGGCCATCGCCGGGCACGACCCGCTGGACTCCACCTCCATCGACGCCCCGGTCCCCGCGGTCGTCGAGGCCGCGCGCAACGGCTCGGTGGACGGCATGCGCGTCGGCGTCGTCAAGCAGTTCTCCGGCGAGGGCTACCAGGCCGGTGTCGTCCAGCGCTTCAACGAGTCCGTCGAGCTGCTGAAGTCGCTCGGCGCCACCGTCGTCGAGCTGGACTGCCCGTCCTTCGACCTGGGCCTGTCGGCGTACTACCTGATCGCGCCGTCCGAGTGCTCCTCGAACCTCGCGCGCTTCGACGCCATGCGCTACGGCCTGCGCGTCGGTGACGACGGCACGAAGTCCGCCGAGGAGGTCACCGCGCTGACCCGCGAGGCCGGCTTCGGCGACGAGGTCAAGCGCCGCGTCATGCTCGGCACGTACGCGCTCAGCTCCGGCTACTACGACGCGTACTACGGCTCCGCGCAGAAGGTCCGCACGCTGATCACGCGGGACTTCGAGAAGGCCTTCGAGCAGGTCGACGTCATCGTGTCGCCGACCACGCCGACCACCGCCTTCCCGATCGGCGAGCGCGCCGACGACCCGATGGCGATGTACCTGGCCGACCTGTGCACGATCCCGACCAACCTGGCGGGCAACGCCGCCATGTCGCTGCCCTGCGGCCTCGCGCCGGAGGACGGCCTCCCGGTCGGTCTGCAGATCATCGCTCCCGCCATGAAGGACGACCGCCTGTACAAGGTGGGGGCAGCCGTCGAGGCCGCCTTCGTGGAAAGGTGGGGCCACCCGCTGCTTGAGGAGGCACCGTCGCTGTGA
- a CDS encoding membrane protein, protein MSNKTLAKAKGFKKSRTGTYLSIGTTAFGALSTLKQVKKARAEHDALQLVDAVVSAAAIVTGIAILVRELKRIGDDDVLLG, encoded by the coding sequence GTGAGCAACAAGACGCTGGCCAAGGCCAAGGGCTTCAAGAAGTCCAGGACCGGCACGTATCTGTCCATCGGCACCACCGCCTTCGGGGCGCTCAGCACGCTCAAGCAGGTCAAGAAGGCCCGTGCCGAGCACGACGCGCTGCAGCTCGTCGACGCCGTCGTCTCCGCGGCCGCCATCGTCACCGGCATCGCCATCCTGGTGCGCGAGCTCAAGCGCATCGGTGACGACGACGTTCTGCTCGGCTGA
- the gatB gene encoding Asp-tRNA(Asn)/Glu-tRNA(Gln) amidotransferase subunit GatB: MTVTTTPDLVPYEDALASYDPVMGLEVHVELGTKTKMFCGCSTELKQDANSQTCPTCLGLPGALPVVNAVGVESAIKIGLALHCEIAEWCRFARKNYFYPDMPKNFQTSQYDEPIAFNGYLDVQLEDGEVFRVEIERAHMEEDTGKSTHVGGATGRIHGASHSLLDYNRAGIPLIEIVTKPIVGAGERAPEVAKAYVAELRELIKALGVSEARMEQGQMRCDVNLSLRPHGREKFGTRSETKNVNSLRSVERAARYEIQRHAAVLSSGGTIIQETRHFHEEDGSTTSGRVKEEAEDYRYFPEPDLVPVAPSREWVEALRAELPELPLAQRNRLREEWGVSAHDMQSILNAGAIGPIVATINAGADAVSARKWWMGELARNANEQGVDLGALPITPEQVARVSELVASGDLNDKLARQVIDGVLKGEGDPDQVVEKRGLKVVSDDGALTAAVEEAIAGNPGVADKIRGGKVAAAGALVGAVMKATRGQADAARVKELILEKLGVEG; this comes from the coding sequence GTGACTGTCACGACCACCCCCGACCTGGTGCCGTACGAGGACGCGCTCGCGTCGTACGACCCCGTCATGGGCCTCGAGGTCCACGTCGAGCTCGGCACCAAGACGAAGATGTTCTGCGGCTGCTCCACCGAGCTCAAGCAGGACGCCAATTCGCAGACCTGCCCGACCTGCCTCGGCCTGCCCGGTGCGCTGCCCGTGGTCAACGCCGTCGGCGTCGAGTCCGCGATCAAGATCGGTCTGGCGCTGCACTGCGAGATCGCCGAGTGGTGCCGCTTCGCCCGGAAGAACTACTTCTATCCGGACATGCCGAAGAACTTCCAGACCTCCCAGTACGACGAGCCGATCGCCTTCAACGGCTATCTGGACGTCCAGCTGGAGGACGGCGAGGTCTTCCGCGTGGAGATCGAGCGCGCCCACATGGAGGAGGACACCGGCAAGTCGACGCACGTCGGCGGCGCCACGGGGCGCATCCACGGCGCGTCCCACTCCCTGCTCGACTACAACCGCGCGGGCATCCCGCTCATCGAGATCGTCACCAAGCCGATCGTCGGTGCCGGGGAGCGCGCCCCCGAGGTCGCCAAGGCGTACGTCGCCGAGCTGCGCGAGCTCATCAAGGCGCTCGGCGTCTCCGAGGCGCGCATGGAGCAGGGCCAGATGCGCTGCGACGTGAACCTCTCGCTGCGCCCGCACGGCCGGGAGAAGTTCGGCACCCGCTCCGAGACGAAGAACGTGAACTCGCTGCGGTCCGTGGAGCGCGCCGCGCGCTACGAGATCCAGCGGCACGCGGCCGTGCTCTCCTCCGGCGGCACGATCATCCAGGAGACCCGGCACTTCCACGAGGAGGACGGCTCCACCACGTCGGGCCGGGTGAAGGAGGAGGCGGAGGACTACCGCTACTTCCCCGAGCCCGACCTGGTGCCGGTGGCCCCGTCCCGCGAGTGGGTCGAGGCCCTGCGCGCCGAGCTGCCGGAGCTGCCGCTCGCCCAGCGCAACCGGCTGCGCGAGGAGTGGGGCGTCTCCGCCCACGACATGCAGTCGATCCTCAACGCCGGTGCGATCGGCCCGATCGTCGCCACCATCAACGCGGGCGCGGACGCCGTGTCGGCGCGCAAGTGGTGGATGGGCGAGCTCGCGCGCAACGCGAACGAGCAGGGCGTCGACCTCGGCGCGCTGCCCATCACGCCGGAGCAGGTGGCCCGCGTGAGTGAGCTCGTCGCCTCCGGTGACCTGAACGACAAGCTGGCCCGTCAGGTCATCGACGGCGTGCTCAAGGGCGAGGGCGACCCCGACCAGGTCGTCGAGAAGCGCGGCCTGAAGGTCGTCTCGGACGACGGCGCCCTGACGGCGGCCGTCGAGGAGGCCATCGCGGGCAACCCGGGCGTCGCGGACAAGATCCGCGGCGGCAAGGTGGCCGCGGCCGGTGCGCTGGTCGGCGCGGTCATGAAGGCCACCCGTGGCCAGGCCGACGCGGCCCGCGTCAAGGAGCTCATCCTGGAGAAGCTGGGCGTCGAGGGCTGA